In the Cucurbita pepo subsp. pepo cultivar mu-cu-16 chromosome LG17, ASM280686v2, whole genome shotgun sequence genome, aaaaagtacttctaataaacaattcaGTGCATTCTTGTCAAGCTTACAATCATGACTAATTTTAATACCAAATTTGcccttttattcttttattcttttttttttattttaatttttttgaaagtaaAGATAATATTGTTTGGATTAGTATGaactaaatataatatatatatatatatatatatatatatatatatatatgtattatttttgaaaattatttgacattaaaaactaatataatttttgaaataaaatttaaatcagttcaacaaatatgaaaaagaaaataaaaatgtttgtcttaattaaacacaaaacTATACTATAAgtgaaaaatgtaaataaaaaataataaagtagcATGGTTAGATATTCATATCTTTTAATGCAGGCAGCACCAAGAACAAcgtataataattttaataatttttagtatAAGGACTATATTGTATTAtgtaaagaaataataatgcGGTGATTGAATTTATGATAATGGAACaatattgttaaattttaaaaaataaacatgtgaaacaaacaaataatatatatatatatatatatatatatatatatattattatatttccgACCATTCTAAAACAGCCACCTAATATCCACACAATCAATCCCTATCAATTTTAgattacgaaaaaaaaaaatctataatttgaaaactctagcaaaagaaaattgatttgaactctagtaaaaaaaaaaaaaaaaaaaaaaaaaaaaaaaaaaaaaaaaaaaaaaaaaaaaaaaaaaaaNNNNNNNNNNNNNNNNNNNNNNNNNNNNNNNNNNNNNNNNNNNNNNNNNNNNNNNNNNNNNaaaaaaaaaaaaaaaaaaaaaaaaaaaaaaaaaaaaaaaaaaaaaaaaaaagatttggatAGAATCATCGATAACGAACACCAAAAAATGGTTCACCGAGGTAGCGTGTTTGCATTTGACTGCAAGAAAAGCTACTTTCGATATTCAAACAGTATCAAGACTTcaattattgaagaaaaaacacCTATAACACTTTTATATACATAttcttaaaatcgaaaccctaatttagaaACGCTGATCGAGACATTTAATAGCCCAATACCAAAAAATGATATCACTTACGACCAATTTTCGAGCGGTATTCCATCGAAACGAAATTTACAAATGTACAAATTTTTAGGATTGAAACAAAAGTTGAATAAGTAGATCAAAACATCCTCCCAAGTTCAAAGCCCAAAATGGGTCAAATGTCAGACAAAAGggggaaagaaaaacatatattttctaTCAGAAACTTGACTAATACTACAAAATGCtttagaaattgaatttaaaaaaaaaaaaaaaaaaaaaaaaaaaaaaaaaNNNNNNNNNNNNNNNNNNNNNNNNNNNNNNNNNNNNNNNNNNNNNNNNNaaaaaaaaaaaaaaaaaaaaaaaaaaaaaaaaaaaaaaaaaaaaaaaaaaaaaaaaaaaaatccaacaaaCATAAGGAAAGAACAAAGTAGTCATCAAATAAACCTTACAACGAAAACATGTGATAAGAAGACAACTATATTTGAACTCAACCCAGAGCTTTTATAGAATGGGTTTGGATGATTTGTATGTTTATATCCTTAGAGGGCGTGGGTGTATTCTTTCATGTCTGATCTGACCAGCTACAGTAACTTCCATAACAAAGGTACGGGTCGAGATCTAGATCTTCGAGGAAATGAGAAGTACATATATCTATGGGTCGGGCTATCGAATCAAAAGTTTTCTAAGCTATGGCTTGGTTCAAATCGATAGCAGTGGGAAATATTCTAGAGAATCAAGATCTATCATATTGTAAGATTTTGGCAAGGTGAGGGGAGgcattaaatatcaaaatcacGCACAGTTACAAGAAGGATTATTGTGGAACAAATGATAAATACTACATGAGGGGGGAACTTAAAGAAAACTACAACACTCTAGTCTACTATCACATCCGGCTATTAGCAATCCAAAAGGCAAAAATGAAAGGGATGTCTTACTTTTAATAGCATTTTCGCCCTTGGCAATTATATATAGACTACCAGATTTTCCCAAGAAATAGAGCTAACGAAGTAAATAAACTTATGGCTATTATGGTACCAAAAAGTAGGACCTGTGATTCCAATTTTACGCTGTTTTATCTTCTTCTAGATCACCAACTGGATTGTCGCTTCCACGCAACGGTTTAACATCTGGTACAGTCCGAACATCCTTTGAAGGTGAGGAGATTGGAGATGGTCTTATGAGTGTTAGATTTGTGTCATCCTTGTCGAACTCTTCGTGTGCGTCTTCGGAGTATGCATACCTGAGAAACATAGAGGATGAGATGATATAGACTGGTAGAAGGGCGGGTAGAGAAACTGTGTGTCGAAATTTACCGCATTGAGTTTTGAGAGGGAGCCCAGAGAGCACAAATGACACACAGTAGAGAAAATGATAAGATTTGCCAGAAGGCAGGAATAATCCATGCATTTTGCCACTGCTCATTGTAAATGtcatttgatttgaaataaaGCTGCAAGAATTCATTTAAGAAAATGCAGTCAGCATGTTTGGGACGAAGTTACGAAAAACGACAGTGACTGTTCACATGAACCTGCTGCAGTTTCAAGtaagttttaatttctttaaaaaaactatGCATGAATGGAACATGTCAAACGTGTTTTTAACATGATAGGAACACGTCTTCATGCGCAAATTACCTCATAACACATCCAGCCCACCGATACAATAACAGTTACCGCCAATGCGTTTGTGAATTTTCTGTAAATGTCCAATTTAGTCGTCAACCTTCTAGCCTGTGATATCGATAACAATGGAGGAAAGCCAGGCAGTAGAAGTTATAacataataaatgaaaaagaaatttacatCATTAGCATAAAATGAGAAGGTAAAAGATAATATTAGACTTGGGCAGGAATATCAGCAAGAGCAAGCATAATTTTAGCAGAAAATTGCAGCAAATGATATCGCTTCCACTGAATCTATGTTTCAATTAGAAGCTCAACGTCTAACGCTGTGCTTTCCTTGATACCAACCTACTTCATCGAActatattttgattaaaacCAGATTACTTTCTCAGTATTCTTCAGGAAACCATTTGCTAGGAGGAacttaatcttaaaatatttaaactacaaaaaaaaaaacaggagtacaaataaaaaataagtgcTATGAACAAACCAGCTACCTGAAGCTTGCTTAACGTTGCGGAGAGGGAGGTAAATATccaaagaatgaagaaagcaTCCAAGATTGCCACGGGTAGAACCAAGAAAAGTCTAGCTTTTCCTGAAAGATCACTTACAGCACCCACATTCTCAACCAATTCAAGAACTTCAGATGCCAGAAAGAAGGTTAGTCCAAGCATGAGAACTTTTGATGTCAGTCCACCCAGAGTTGGTCTAACAACACCATAACCCATCGAAACCATCAAAAGTATCAGACGTGCAATTGTACGCTTAACAACTCCAAAGGTGACAGCCCACATAGTAATCCCTGTTGGTCTTATCCCAGTTTGATTGAATTCAGCAAACTCAAAATACCACATAGCCATCTCAAACATCCCCAACGTTATGACAACCGTAATGCAGTTCTGCAATGGAAAAACTTCTTTCCAGAATCTTGCATACTGTGAGAACCAAAAGATTCCAAGCAACACATAAGCAAAAGACATATACAAATAAAACTTCATCAAAGGCGCCATTCTACCCGGTAGGTACCCAGAAGGATTTTTCCATATGGTTTTACCCTCGACAACAACATTTTGAAGCTTTGGATCACAATGGATGAAATACAAGTTATACATCCCCGTTTTAGTAATCTGAATCGATTTTGTCGCCAGGGTTGCAACTTGCTCATCTTTGTTGAAAGAGACTCCATAAACTTGAGGCCAACCAGAATTCTTCGAGGACGGCCGGTAAATAACTTCACCTTCTGAACAAACACCAAGTTTAGCAAGATCTACAGTACAACAGATTGCCCTTTGGCCACCATAGGCTGAGCCACCAACCATCTCTCTATCTTCCACCTCAAAAACTATTGCATGCAATGGCCCAGAGCTGAAGTTGGAGAACTCCTCTGGTCTCCGAAATGTAATTTTTTCGAAGCTGGTTTGACAGTACACTATAGAATAAGGTAACTATCACAACAAAGACAGAATAAGAGATATACTGACTCCACAGAAGTTAAACCTAGATAGAGAAATCCAACATTCAAACAAGCTATCGAGACTTCCCCAAAATTCTAGCTAACAGTAAGCCCAAAGCGTATTGAtagcaagcaagcaagcaacATTAACACGCTTTCGTTAATGACACATAACAAAATTCATACGAAAATGGAAACCAAAATCACATAAAATTGCAAAACAATCCAGCCTAATCATGAATTAACTCATCATTTCCGCCATTCATTGAAATAGAACCGACAAACAACGAACACATCGACAACCACATAAACGGATCAGAAAACACATACCGAATGTAGGAATCAGCATTGGTAGAAGAATCCGCATCGGCACCGTTGCGGTCAGCGTTAGAGGAGCGAATTCCCTCGCTACCTCCATGGACGACAAACGCATTGCCTTTGTTAACGAACATCTCACCAGAATAATGGTGGACTGAGGCGTGAATGCACAGGGACCAAGCACATAGTAGCAGAGTGAAGGAAAACAGTACCCGCTTAGAAGAAATGCAAGACAAAGACATGGATTACACAGCCGGAGCTTCCAAGAGAAAGAAGATTCAGAGCAgcaaaagcttggatctgcagaattctcttgcttgctttgCTTGACcgccagagagagagagagagagagagcgcgAGATCTGTGACTGAGTGTGAGCTTCGACgcgaattaaattaaaaatcgaTAAATGGAGTTTTCGAGttataaagtaaaaagaaattatgtaattttgttttttttttattgggagGGACACGTGTGGGTTTTTGGACGGCTTGATTTATTTGGGTCCTTGCCTTTTGACCCGTCGGATTTATTCCGCTTCACTGTCGGTGTATGCCTATAAATAACAATAGATTGAGAATTTAAgctcattaaattaaaaagctCCTTTTACTATCATGGATAAtaaggaatatatatatatatatatatatatatataaatggaGATTTCACGGGATGAGAAATGAAATaggtggaggtggaggggAGGcgaacatttcttataagggtatggaaacttcttccgaacatatgttttttaaaaccatgaacatatgttttttaaaaccatgagactgacggcgatgCATAATAagctaaaatggacaatatcaactGGTAGTGGACTTGCGCTGTTACATATGGTATCAAAACTAGACACTGGAcggtgggtggattgtgagatcccacatcggatggAGACGAGaatgaaaaacattttttataagggtgtgaaagctTCTCCCTAATAtgcgcattttaaaatcgtgaggctgatggtgatatgtaacgaactgaagtgaacaatatctactaacggtggacttgagctgttacagtgCTCACGAGCTAgtagaaaatttagatttCCGTGATTAACCCCTCTGCAGACTGGAAATCCAATGCCATTCTCACCATACATGGAAAAAGTAAATGGCAAAAACCTCGAGAGTGAAAATTCAGTGCCAACCCCCACAAATCATGCTCGTACTCGTGCTCGTGCTCCCCTCAAGGTCTAGCTCCGAGAGACATCAAAGATTGTTCTTATTAAAAGCTCGCTCAAAGGTTCAAACACACGACATCTAGGTACGTGTACCGCCCCGAAAGCACAATAAGAAAGAAGCCTCCATAACTCAAGAACCCGGGTTGGGGTTGGATTAAGAAGAAacgttttttatttatcgAATAAAACATTACACGAGGAATCGAAGGTCGACAATATAATGTTTAGATACTAATGGCCACAAAAATAGGCTCTCAATTGTTCATAAAAAACCAACATATGATCAAATTAACTTACTGGGCAATGAGCGAGCAGCTGTTGAACTTGAAGAACTTGCAAACAAGAAAGCTAACAAATCCAAGATTATGAACACAGCAGCTATTAGTCCAGATCAAGGAACTCAAGTCTTTTCCTGATTGTCCCTTTAAGATCTGTAGCCTCTCTCTCTGCTTTTTGAGCCTGCAATAACAGTTCTAGTTTGTAAATACCAAAAGTTTTACATGCAACGTGTAAGCAAAAAGGGTTTGGCGTGGAATGAGCACGCGGCTACGGGCAACATGCCCTAGATGAGTATGACCGTGTCACTATGCACTGCCACggacaacacgtcctggaTGAGCATGACAATGACACTATGCACACAGAACATTAATCTTCAGACATAAGTAAAAAGGGTTTGGCATGACATGGGTGTGCGGCCACGGGCAACATGCCCTGGATGAGCATGATTGTGACACTATGCACACAGGACATTAATCTTCAGACATAAGTAAAAAGGGTTTGGCGTGACATGGGCAtacggccatgggcaacacgccctggatgagcatgaccgtgacactatGCACACAGAACATTAATCTTCAGATATAAGCAAAAAGGGTTTGGCGTGGCATGGGCATGTGGCCACGGGCAACACGCCCTGGatgagcatgaccgtgacactatGCACACAGAACATT is a window encoding:
- the LOC111779034 gene encoding transmembrane protein 87B-like isoform X2, with translation MEVAREFAPLTLTATVPMRILLPMLIPTFVYCQTSFEKITFRRPEEFSNFSSGPLHAIVFEVEDREMVGGSAYGGQRAICCTVDLAKLGVCSEGEVIYRPSSKNSGWPQVYGVSFNKDEQVATLATKSIQITKTGMYNLYFIHCDPKLQNVVVEGKTIWKNPSGYLPGRMAPLMKFYLYMSFAYVLLGIFWFSQYARFWKEVFPLQNCITVVITLGMFEMAMWYFEFAEFNQTGIRPTGITMWAVTFGVVKRTIARLILLMVSMGYGVVRPTLGGLTSKVLMLGLTFFLASEVLELVENVGAVSDLSGKARLFLVLPVAILDAFFILWIFTSLSATLSKLQARRLTTKLDIYRKFTNALAVTVIVSVGWMCYELYFKSNDIYNEQWQNAWIIPAFWQILSFSLLCVICALWAPSQNSMRYAYSEDAHEEFDKDDTNLTLIRPSPISSPSKDVRTVPDVKPLRGSDNPVGDLEEDKTA
- the LOC111779034 gene encoding transmembrane protein 87B-like isoform X1; its protein translation is MSLSCISSKRVLFSFTLLLCAWSLCIHASVHHYSGEMFVNKGNAFVVHGGSEGIRSSNADRNGADADSSTNADSYIRFEKITFRRPEEFSNFSSGPLHAIVFEVEDREMVGGSAYGGQRAICCTVDLAKLGVCSEGEVIYRPSSKNSGWPQVYGVSFNKDEQVATLATKSIQITKTGMYNLYFIHCDPKLQNVVVEGKTIWKNPSGYLPGRMAPLMKFYLYMSFAYVLLGIFWFSQYARFWKEVFPLQNCITVVITLGMFEMAMWYFEFAEFNQTGIRPTGITMWAVTFGVVKRTIARLILLMVSMGYGVVRPTLGGLTSKVLMLGLTFFLASEVLELVENVGAVSDLSGKARLFLVLPVAILDAFFILWIFTSLSATLSKLQARRLTTKLDIYRKFTNALAVTVIVSVGWMCYELYFKSNDIYNEQWQNAWIIPAFWQILSFSLLCVICALWAPSQNSMRYAYSEDAHEEFDKDDTNLTLIRPSPISSPSKDVRTVPDVKPLRGSDNPVGDLEEDKTA